CGGCCGTCGTCATGGCGCTTCAGCCTATTATTTCACGAAACCTGTGTCCCCGCAATACCGCGGTCATCACCATCGGCACCATCAAAGGCGGCGACCGCTACAATATCGTCCCCGACCGCGTCGACCTCGATGGCACGGTGCGCAGCTTCGACGAGGCGGATCACAAAAAGCTGCCGCAGTGGATCGAGCGGGCGATCTCCAACACGGCCGCCGCGTACGGCTGCACGGCCGAGATCGATTATCAGAGGGGATTCCCGGCGACGATGAACCACGAACGGCTCGTGAGCATCGGCCGGGAAGTGATCCGCGACGTGCTGGGAGAAACGGGCGTGCTGCCCGATCTTTCCGTGCCGCCGACGGGCGAGGATTTTTCGTTTTATACGCTGAAAGTTCCGGCCGCTTTCGCCTGGCTCGGCTGCCGCCCTGACGGCGTCAAGCCCGAAGACATGCCGGCGCTCCACAACGACCGTTTCCTTCCCGACCCCGCCTGTTTCCCCTATGGAATTCAGTACCTCGCTTCAATGGCGCTGAAACTTCTCGACTCCGACCTGAAAGGACTCAAAAAATGACGTGCACGCTAACCGAAAACGATCGCATTCAGAAAATGATCGAACGCCGCCGCGATTTTCACCGCTATCCCGAGACCGGCTGGACGGAGTTCCGCACCACGGCCAAAGTCGCCGAAATCATGGATCGGCTCGGCTATACCTTGAGATTCGGAGGGGACTTCATGAGACCGGAAACGATCATGGGACGGGTGATCGACGTTGAAGCGCAGATGCGGCGCGCCGTCGATCAGGGGGCCGACCCCGCATGGGTGAAAAAAACGGGCGGCATCACCGGCCTCTGCGCCGAGCTGGACACGGGACGCGACGGCCCCGTCGTCGCCATGCGCTTCGACATCGATTGCGTGGATACCGACGAAGCCGCGGACGAAGGGCACCTTCCCGCCAGGGAAGGTTTCCGCTCCGTCAACAAGGGCTGGATGCACGCCTGCGGTCACGACGGGCACACCGCGATCGGCCTGGCGGTGGCCGAATACGTCTCCGAACACAAAGACTCCCTCAAAGGCAAGATCCGTTTTCTCTTTCAGCCGGCGGAAGAGGGCGTGCGCGGCGGCTACGCGATGACGCAGGCCGGCCTGCTGGACGACGCGGACTGGTTCATCGCGCTCCATCTCGGCCTCGGCGTGCCGACAGGAACGGTCTACGGCGGCACCTATGGTTTCCTCTGCACTACGAAAATCGACGTCGATTTCACCGGCAAGGGGGCCCACGCCGGCGGCGAGCCCAATCAGGGGAAAAACGCGCTGCTGGCGGCCGCCTCGGCCGCGCTGAACCTCCACGCCATCGCCCCGCATCGCGACGGGCCGACGCGCATCAACGTCGGCGTGCTTCAGGCCGGCGAAGGACGCAACGTCGTGCCTCCCAAGGCGTCCATGAAGATCGAGACGCGAGGCGCGACCGACGACATTCTCAAATATGTGTACGAGCGCGCCGTTCAAGTCATTCAGGGGGCCGCCGCCATGTACGACTGCACGGCGGAGATCTTCAAACGCGGCGAGGCGAACACCGCCGACAGCGATCGGGAGATCGTCGACATCATCTGCGACGCGGCCCGCGAGGTTAAGGGCGTCACGAAAGTCTTCCCCAAACAGCTGATGTCGGGAAGCGACGACGCCTGCTGGATGATGAAGCGCGTGCAGGATCGCGGCGGCAAAGCCACGTACGTCGGTCTGGGGGCGACCATCGCCGCGGGACACCACAACGACCATTTCGACTTCGACGAGGCCTGCCTGCCCATCGGCTGCGACGTCCTCTGCGGCGCTATCAGGCGTCTCTCCGGAAAATAAAGAAACGACAGAAAGCGGGGAATCTGCTTCGCCGCAAATTCCCCGCTTTCATCATGCTATCGTCCCGCCGCCAGCCGACGAACGATCCCTTCGTCGGCCGGACAGAAGTCGAAATCCAACAGACGCGCCGGCGCGACCCATCGCATCTCCCGATGCACGTTCAGCGTCGCCGTTCCGCTCTGAATCCGGGCCTTGAAAAAATTGAAATGGATCGTCCCATCCGGATAAGCATAGCTCAGATCGGCATAAAGCCCCTCCAGCTTGAGGCAGACGCCCAGCTCTTCGCGGCATTCGCGGATCAGACATTCTTCCATGGATTCTCCGGGCTCGCGCTTGCCGCCGGGAAACTCCCAGCGATCGGCGCAGTTCCCGCCGCCTTGCCGCTGGCAGATCAAAATTTTCCCTTTATCGCCGCAGATGATGGCAGCCGCCACGTCGATCATGGCATCTTTCCTCGCTTTCGCACGGTGGATTTTCTATCGTCATTTTCATTGTAACAGTCCTCCCGAATCGCGCAAGGTCGCTCGGCCGCTTTTGTGCGGTCGAGTTCGCCGCTCACGTCTTTCGCTGAAGAAGTGCTATAATGAGACAATGTTCAGCCGGAGCAGACTTTTGCCTCCTCCGGCCAATCTTCTGCATTTCCCGAAAGGAGTTCCATCATGTCCCTTTGTCCTTGTGGTTCACACCGTGAATTGGAAGAATGCTGCCGACCCATTATCAAAGGCAGCCGCCGCGCCAAAACTGCCGTAGAATTGATGAAGGCCCGCTACGTGGCCTACACGACCGGCGACGTCGATTTTATCATTTCCAGCCATGATCCGGAAACACGGGAGAACGTCAGCAAGGAAGCGACCGAAGAATGGTCCCGTTCGGCGCGCTGGCTCGGCATCGAGATCCTCAGCACGGTCGGCGGCGGTCCGGACGATGACGACGGCGTCGTCGAATTCGTGGCCCATTTCGAACTTGAGGGCAAAAAAATAAACCACCACGAGAAATCGTACTTCAAAAAGATCAACGGGAACTGGTTCTTCGTGGACGGTCAGATCGTCCCCGAAACGTACGTCCGTTCGGCCCCGAAAGTGGGACGGAACGACCCGTGCCCCTGCGGAAGCGGAAAGAAATACAAGTTCTGCTGCGGCAAAAACCGTTAGGTCTTTCCATGGCTTCTCAAATCGGCTTCGACAACGAAAAATACCTGAAGGAGCAAACCGCGGCCATCGCGGAACGGGTCAGGCAAAACGGGCAAAAACTCTACCTTGAATTCGGCGGCAAGCTTATTTTCGACTATCACGCGGCGCGCTGCCTTCCCGGCTTCGATCCCAACGTGAAGATGCGCCTGCTGGAGAGTTTTCGCGACGAGGCGGAAGTCATCATCTGCCTCTATTCGGGAGACGTCGAGCGCAAAAAAATCCGCGCCGACTTCGGCACCACGTACGATTCCGAAGTCCTCCGCCTGATCGACGAATTCACGCAGCGCGGCCTGCACGTGGCCGGCGTGGTGATCACCCGTTTCGAAGGCCAGCCGACCGTCCAGAACTTCCGCCGGCGTCTGGAGAACCGCGGCATCGCCGTTTATACGCACTATGCCACCAAAGGCTATCCCACCGACGTGGACACCATCGTCAGCGAAGACGGGTACGGACGCAACGACTACATCCCCACCACCAAACCGATCGTCGTCGTCACCGCGCCGGGCCCCGGCAGCGGCAAACTGGCGACGTGCCTTTCACAGATCTATCACGATTACAAACGGGGCATCCATTCGGGCTATTCGAAATACGAGAGCTTCCCCGTCTGGAACCTGCCGCTCAAGCATCCGCTGAATCTGGCCTACGAGGCGGCGACCGCCGACCTCGGCGACGTCAATCTGATCGACCATTTTCATCTCGAAGCCTACGACCGAAAGACCGTGAACTACAATCGCGATCTGGAAGCCTTCCCCATCCTCCAGCGGATCCTCTGCCGTATCACCGGCGGCGACGCGGGCTACAAATCCCCCACGGATATGGGCGTCAACCGGATCGCCTGGGGGATCGTCGACGACGGCGCCGTGCGCGAAGCCTCCTGTCAGGAGATCATTCGCCGCTATTTCCGCACTTCCTGCGAGGTCGCGCTCGGTCAGGCGGACAAAAATTGCCTGCAGCGCATCAGCCTGATCATGAAAGAGCTGGATCTTCTCCCCGAATACCGCCGCGTGGTGATCCCGGCGCGGGAGGCCGTCAAGGAAGGCCAGGCACGCGGCAAAGGCGACGGCGGCATCTTCACCGGAGCGGCCATCGAACTGGCCGACGGCGCGATCGTGACGGGAAAGAATTCTCCGCTGCTCCATTCCTCTTCCAGCGCCGTGCTGAACGCAGCCAAGATCCTCGCTCACATTCCCGACGATATCGACTTGCTGCCGCACAACATCCTCCAGTCCCTTTCGTACTTCAAGAAAGAGATTTTCGGCGAGAACAAGCTGGCCCTCGATCTCGAGGAAACCTTGCTCGCCCTCAGCATCAGCGCCACTTCCAACCCCGCCGCCGCCGCCGCGGTGGAACAGCTGCGCCATCTGAGGAACCGGGAATGTCACCTTTCGCACATCCCGACGCCGGGCGACGAGAGCGGTTTCCGCAAACTGGGCATGAATCTCACGAGTGATCCGTCTTTCTCGAGCAAAAGTCTTTTCGACGAGTAAAAGCCGACGGCGCGCCGTCGGCTTTTCTTTATGCTAAAATTGACTGAAACTGAACAGGAGCTTTCGAGTATCGGGAGGTGATCCTTTTGGCTTTCACGGCCAGAAAATCCTTTGTTGCGGCCGGCGCACTTTTTCTCGTCTGTTCTTCGCTCTCTGCGGCGTTCGCCGTCCCAGACGCCAGCGTCACGGCCACAACGGTTCCGCAGGTCCCGGCGCCGGCAGCGGAGGATCAGAACCATCGCCGCTCTTCCGCGGGGCCTGCGCAGCTTCCTCGCTTTAAGGGCGTCGGCAACGCCCACGGCAAAGTCGAGACGGGATTCGTGCGCGAAGAGAAGTCCCACGATCTTCTTGAGGACAAGGAGCAGCAGAGCGGGATCAAGTTTTCCCCGGGGATCCAAAAACTTGTCGATAACGCCGGCAAGACGATAAAGGACATCGACGAAGCGACTTTGAATGCCGTGCAGGCACCGCTCGGCCTTTTGGGAATCGAGGCCGAGAGCGCGAGAATTCGCCCTTCTCACGGCGGCGTCGGCCTGGGGATCTCGATAAAACTGGATAAAAAGAAAAAGCACGCGGAGAATGAAAACGAAGCCGCGCCGGCACGCCACGAGGGAAACGAACTCTACGAACTCCTCGCTCCTCAAAACGGCGGCACCCATTCTCCGTCCGGCTTTTAGAAAAGGAGACCATGCACATGTTCACTTCTACGATAGCGCCGTTGATCCTTTGTCTCTGTGCCCTGGCATTTTTCTGGCTGGGTTTTTCCTTTCGGCGCGCCGGCCGTCCGGGAAAAGCGGCGTTCGACTTCGTCTGCGGTTTCTCCCTGCTTATCGTGCTCTACTACATTATGACCGAATTTCGCTAAGCCAAGTGACAGAGGGATGCAGAGCAACATCTGCGTTCCTCTTTGATTTTTGCCGGGAGCCCCAACTTGTACTTTAGAGGGATCTGCTGTATCATTTCTTTTTTGAAAGACATCTTTCAGCGGCAGCAATCCGGCAAAGTAAGGAGCATTCTCATGTATTCAGTAGACAAAATCCGAAATTTGGCGATCGTGGCTCACATCGACCACGGCAAGACCACGCTGATCGACTCCATTTTCCGCGGCGCTCACACGTTCCGTGAAAACGCACAGATCGCGGAGCGTGTCATGGACAGCGGCGAACTCGAGCGCGAGCGCGGCATCACGATCACGTCCAAACATTGCACCGTCGAATGGAACGAATACCTGATCAACATCATCGACACGCCCGGGCACGCCGATTTTTCCGGCGAGGTAGAGCGCGTCCTCTCGATGGTCGACAGCGTTCTCCTTCTGGTCGACGCCAACGAAGGGCCGATGCCTCAGACGCGTTACGTCCTTTCCCGCGCGCTGGCCATGGGGCTGAAACCGATCGTCATCATCAACAAGGTGGATCGTCCCGCAGCGACGCCTTACCAAGCGCTCGAGAAGACTTTCGATCTGTTTCTCGAACTCGGCGCTACGGACGAGCAGGCCGATTTTCCCGTGCTTTACGGTTCGGGACTGGCCGGGTGGCTGGTGCGCAATCTCGAAAAGGATGCCCATGAAGGGATGGATGCCTTGTTTCAGACCATCGTCGACAGGGTTCCGCCGCCTCCCGCCACCGCCGACAAACCATTTCTCATGCAGGTCAGCACGCTGGCCTGGAACGATTATGTCGGACAGATCGCCTGCGGCCGCGTCGTCGCGGGGACGCTGCACAAGAACGACCCGTTCGTCCACAGCCGCACCAAATGGATCGACGAAAACGACCGCAAAAAAGGCTGGGAGACGGTTTCCTCCAATCAGGAGAAAGCCGTGCACCTCTGGGTCACGCGCGGCCTTGAACGCGTGGAGGTCGACGAAGTTTTCGCCGGCGACATCGTCTGGCTTTCCGGTCCCAAGTCGATCAGCATCGGCGATACGATGGCCTCCGAAGCGCTGAACGGCGAAACGCTCCACCCGCTCGACATCGAGGAGCCGACGGTTTCCATGTTCTTCCTCGTCAACAACAGCCCCTTTGCCGGACGCGACGGCACGCCGCTGACGCTGCGCCAGCTCAAGGGACGGCTCGAGCGCGAATGCCAGACGAACGTCGCCCTGAGAGTCGAAGATCTGGGGCGCCCCGACGGCCTGAAGGTTTCCGGGCGCGGCGAGCTGCAGATGGCCATTCTGGTGGAACAGATGATCCGCGAAGGCTCGGAACTCTGCGTTTCCCGCCCCGAAGTCATCACCAAGACCGACGAGTCGGGGCATCTTCTCGAGCCGATCGAACAGCTGATCGTCGACGTCCCCGAAACGTACCAGGGCGTGGTCATCGAGAAACTGGCGGGGCGCAAGGCCGAAATGGTCAGCATGAACAATCTTTCCACGGGCATCGTCCGCATGGAATTCGACATTCCCACCCGCGGGTTGCTGGGGTACCGCAACACGTTCCTGACGGACACGCGCGGCCTCGGCATCATGTCTTCGCGTTTCCGCGGCTACGACCTGTGGCGCGGCGAAGTCGTCAGCCGCAACCGAGGCTCGATGGTCAGCATGGACACGGGGACCGCGACGAGCTATCAGCTGGAGAACCTTCAGGAGCGCGGCGTGCTCTTCATCAGTCCCGGCACGGAAGTCTACGCCGGCGAAGTGATCGGCGAACATTCCCGCCCCAACGACATTCCCTGCAACCCCACCAAGAGAAAAGCCCAGACGAACTACCGCTCGTCGACCAAGGAGATGGGGATCCACCTCGACGTTCCCCGCACAGTCGTTCTGGATCGTGCGTTGGAGTGGATCGCAGACGATGAACTCGTGGAGGCCACGCCCAAGGAAGTGCGCATCCGCAAGACGATTCTCGATATGACCGAACGCAAGAAGGCTGGAAAGATCAAAAACGAAGCTTAGGAAAGGAGCGATTATATGAACGCCACAGTCACGGTTTGGGGGGCTGGCACGTGGGGGACCGCGTTAGCGCAAAGCCTCGCCCGCAGCGGTCATGAAGTGTGCCTCTGGTGTTTCGTTGAAGAGCAGGCACGCGCCATCAACGCAAACGGCTACAATCCTTCTTATCTCCAGGATTTCCAGCTTTCTCCGCTGATCCATGCCGCACACGCGCTGCAGGAAGCGGCAGAGTTCTCTGATTACTGGCTTTTCGTCACCCCCACGCAGTTCCTGCGCGCGACGCTGGAAAAGATCGTTCCTTTTTATACGCCGAAAGTCGAAATCGCCAACGCGGCCAAAGGCGTTGAGATACGTTCGTTAAAGCTTATAAGCCAGCTGCTGGAAGAATTTTTCCCGGGAGCGGCCTACACGGCCCTTTCGGGACCAAGCCACGCGGAAGAAGTGATCCGCAACTTGCCGATGGCGCTCGTTTCCGCTTCGCTGAATCGGGAATCGGCGAGGCTCTGGCAAAAACTCCTCAACAGAGAGACGTTCCGCGTTTATACGAACCCGGACGTGACCGGCGTGGAAGTCGGCGGCGCCGTTAAAAACGTCGTCGCCATCGCCTCGGGGCTCCTTCACAGCTTGGAGATGGGCGACAACGCCACGGCGGCGATGGTCACGCGCGGCCTTTCGGAGATTACCCGTTTGGGAGTCGCGCTGGGCGGCCGTCCCCAGACTTTTTCCGGCCTCGCCGGCATAGGCGATTTGATGGTCACGGCTTACAGCCGTCATTCGCGCAACTTCCGTCTGGGCGAGATGATCGGCCGCGGAATGACGCTGAACGAGGCCGCGGCCGCGCTTGGACAGGTGGCCGAAGGCGCTTATACCGTGAAGGCCGTCAAGGAACTCGCGGAAAAGTTCTCCGTCGAAATGCCGATCTCTTCCGCAGTCCATGAAGTACTTTACGGGCACCTCGATCTTGAAGACGCCTTGCGGAATTTGCTGACTCGCGATCCCAAACCGGAATAGCCCATTTTTTTAGCTTTACTCCATTTGACACAAAAGCTAACTCTTGCGCATATCAAAGACTTATTGTAAACTTTGGTCAATGACAAAAAAGCGAAGGAGGTGCAACAGAATGGCTGCGAAGGTTAATGTCGACGTCTGCGTCGGCTGCGGCGCGTGCGAAGGCGCTTGCCCCGTTGAGGCAATCACTCTTGAGGACGGCAAGTCTAAAGTCGATGAAGGCAAGTGCGTTGAGTGCGGTTCCTGCGTCAGCGCTTGCCCCGTTGAAGCAATCTCCCTGTAAGAAATATCGGGCCGTTCCCCAGCGGACGGCCTTATTTTTTTGCAAAAGAAGACCACCGGCATCGCCGGTGGTCTTCTTTTGCAATCAGAGGAGCCTCTCTCCCCTTTCGCTCCTGCAGGGTGGAAGGAGAGGCTCCGCAGAGACCATCTATTTTTTACCCTTCCGTCTGGCAAAAAGGGAGAGCGGCTTCTTCAAGAAAGCCAACTTTAAGGATCCCGTCGCGATATCTTCGGCAGGCAGGATCAGCGCGGAACTTTCCTCCGTTTCAAGGGACGCATTACCGTTTTCCGCCCCCGCAGGCACAAAAAGGTTCAGATTGACGTTGAATTTCCTTCCCAAGTCCCCCGCCAGCAAAAACAGCAGCCACGTTCCCGCGTAAAGAAGGACCAGCGAGGAATCCACGAGGATCGCCATGAGGCAGAGAATGCCCAGCAGCACACGCAGCGCCAGAGGATTGACCTTTTTCCCCCTCAATTTCGCCAGGCCCAGCACCGCCAGGATTCCCAGCGCCAGACACTCGAACAAGCGTTTGATCATCGATCTCACCTCATTAAAATTTTTCTCAACCGGCACGTGAAAACGCCTTTGTTCCGACCGTAAAAATTATACCAGCATTCAACCCCAAAGGACAACTTTCCCGCACGAGCATCTCCAGACCACAGGCCGGCCCTCGCAAAATTTTGCGAGGGCCGGCCTGCCCTTTGCGTCAGCGCCGCAAAGCGTCGACGCGATCAAGTTTCTCCCAGCAGGGAAGAGGCTCGAGGTCGATACGCCCCATGTGCCCGTAGGCGGCCAGACGGCGATATTGCGGCGTGCGCAGCTCCAGATCGCGGATGATCGCCGCGGGACGGAAATCGAAGTTGGCGCGCACCAGCTCGGTCAGCTGTTCCTCGTTGAGTTTAGAAGTCCCGAAAGTCTCCACGTGCACCGAAACGGGACGAGCCACGCCGATGGCGTAAGCCACCTGGATCTGACAACGCCTGGCCAGGCCGGCCGCGACGACGTTCTTGGCGGCGTAGCGGGCCATATACGCGCCCGAACGGTCCACTTTCGTCGGGTCCTTGCCGGAGAAAGCGCCGCCGCCGTGAGGCACCATGCCGCCGTACGTATCAACGATGATCTTGCGTCCCGTCAGCCCCGTGTCGGCCATCGGCCCCCCGAGGACGAAACGCCCCGTGGGATTGACGAGGACGCGAGGATTCTTCATCAATTCTTTGGGCATAACCGGTTCGATGACGTCCCGGGTGATCAAGTCGCGCAGCTCTTCCAGCGAAACCATGGGACTGTGCTGCGACGACACCACAATCGTGTCAGCCGCGACGGCAACGCCGTCGCGGTATTCCAGCGTGACCTGGGTCTTGCCGTCGGGACGCAGGCAATTCAGCGTACCGTCCTTGCGCACGGCCGTGAGACGGCGGGCCAGGCGCTGGGCCAGCGCAAACGGCATGGGGAGGAATTCGGGCGTCTCGTCGGTCGCGTAACCGATCATCATGCCCTGGTCGCCGGCGCCGATACGATCGATCTGGTCGTCGTCCATCTCCGACTCGCGGATTTCCATGGCTCTGTCAACGCCCATGGCGATGTCGCCGGACTGCTCGTCGATCTGCGTGAACACGGCGCAGGTCTCGCCGTCAAAACCGAATTTGGCACGGTTATAGCCTACGTCGAGCACCGCTTTGCGGGCGATGCCGGGAATGTCTACGTAGGCCTTCGTGGTGATCTCGCCGGCGACGATGATCGCCCCTGTGGCAACCAGCGTTTCGCAGGCCACACGGCTCATCGGGTCCTGCGCGAGGATTGCGTCGAGCACGCCGTCGGAAATCTGATCGGCCAGCTTGTCAGGATGCCCTTCGGTGACCGATTCCGAAGAGATAAGGATTTTTTCCGCCATTGCAGTACCTCCATAAAGTGAAATCGCCGTTCTCACGGGAGATAAAAAAGAGCCTCTCCGCGAGGAGAGACTCAAAAACAGCCGAGTGTGCTCCTCTCATCATCCGACCCGCAGCATTCTCGCTCCGGTCTCTGGTTTTGGCACCACACTCCCCGTACGGGCAGGTTGCCGGGCATCGTCGGGCCAGTCCCTCAGCCGCTCTTGATAAGAGTTTTACCGGTTCATTATACACAGCTCCATAAAGTTGTCAACCGAATAAAAGCGTACAAAAAGGGAGCCCGCGCCTCCTCGCAAGCTCCCTCACCTTGTTCCCGACGACGTAGGGCAGTACGCCCCCGGGGACGTCAAAAATTATTTGCAGACCATCTGCACAGCGCCGCGAAGAATCTCGATGCGGCTGCCGCCCGTTTCAATGACCAAAGTTTCCTCATCGGCCTCGAGCACCGTTCCCTTGACGCCGCCGATGGTCACGACGCGGTCGCCGGCCTTCACGCCCCGCTGCATCTCATCGTGCGCGCGCTTCCGTTTCTTTCCCGGGATCAGAATGAAGGCGTAATAGAAAAGGATCAGAACGCCGACATAGAGCAGCGTGTAGTACAGGCCCTTGCTTTCCATCGCGGGGCGGCCGTTTTATCTGCCGAGATAATCTTCGACGATGGAGACGAAGACCGCCGAACCTTTCCAGAACACGTCTTCGTCGACGTCGAAGTGGGGGTTGTGGTGCGGGCCGTCGGTGTGCTTTTCGTGGTTCGACGAGGACAGGAACATAAAAGCGCCGGGACGTTCCCTAAGGTAGAAGGCAAAATCCTCGCCGCCCATGTTCGGCGCTGGAATGGAAGTGACCACGCCGTCTCCGCCCAGCACCTTGACCGCCGCGCCAGCCGCCAACTTGGCCATTTCGTCGTCGTTCACCACCGGGGCCGCGCCCCAGATCATCTCGTACT
This sequence is a window from Pyramidobacter sp. YE332. Protein-coding genes within it:
- a CDS encoding amidohydrolase, which gives rise to MIERRRDFHRYPETGWTEFRTTAKVAEIMDRLGYTLRFGGDFMRPETIMGRVIDVEAQMRRAVDQGADPAWVKKTGGITGLCAELDTGRDGPVVAMRFDIDCVDTDEAADEGHLPAREGFRSVNKGWMHACGHDGHTAIGLAVAEYVSEHKDSLKGKIRFLFQPAEEGVRGGYAMTQAGLLDDADWFIALHLGLGVPTGTVYGGTYGFLCTTKIDVDFTGKGAHAGGEPNQGKNALLAAASAALNLHAIAPHRDGPTRINVGVLQAGEGRNVVPPKASMKIETRGATDDILKYVYERAVQVIQGAAAMYDCTAEIFKRGEANTADSDREIVDIICDAAREVKGVTKVFPKQLMSGSDDACWMMKRVQDRGGKATYVGLGATIAAGHHNDHFDFDEACLPIGCDVLCGAIRRLSGK
- a CDS encoding (deoxy)nucleoside triphosphate pyrophosphohydrolase, whose amino-acid sequence is MIDVAAAIICGDKGKILICQRQGGGNCADRWEFPGGKREPGESMEECLIRECREELGVCLKLEGLYADLSYAYPDGTIHFNFFKARIQSGTATLNVHREMRWVAPARLLDFDFCPADEGIVRRLAAGR
- a CDS encoding YchJ family protein, giving the protein MSLCPCGSHRELEECCRPIIKGSRRAKTAVELMKARYVAYTTGDVDFIISSHDPETRENVSKEATEEWSRSARWLGIEILSTVGGGPDDDDGVVEFVAHFELEGKKINHHEKSYFKKINGNWFFVDGQIVPETYVRSAPKVGRNDPCPCGSGKKYKFCCGKNR
- a CDS encoding DUF1846 domain-containing protein → MASQIGFDNEKYLKEQTAAIAERVRQNGQKLYLEFGGKLIFDYHAARCLPGFDPNVKMRLLESFRDEAEVIICLYSGDVERKKIRADFGTTYDSEVLRLIDEFTQRGLHVAGVVITRFEGQPTVQNFRRRLENRGIAVYTHYATKGYPTDVDTIVSEDGYGRNDYIPTTKPIVVVTAPGPGSGKLATCLSQIYHDYKRGIHSGYSKYESFPVWNLPLKHPLNLAYEAATADLGDVNLIDHFHLEAYDRKTVNYNRDLEAFPILQRILCRITGGDAGYKSPTDMGVNRIAWGIVDDGAVREASCQEIIRRYFRTSCEVALGQADKNCLQRISLIMKELDLLPEYRRVVIPAREAVKEGQARGKGDGGIFTGAAIELADGAIVTGKNSPLLHSSSSAVLNAAKILAHIPDDIDLLPHNILQSLSYFKKEIFGENKLALDLEETLLALSISATSNPAAAAAVEQLRHLRNRECHLSHIPTPGDESGFRKLGMNLTSDPSFSSKSLFDE
- the typA gene encoding translational GTPase TypA; translated protein: MYSVDKIRNLAIVAHIDHGKTTLIDSIFRGAHTFRENAQIAERVMDSGELERERGITITSKHCTVEWNEYLINIIDTPGHADFSGEVERVLSMVDSVLLLVDANEGPMPQTRYVLSRALAMGLKPIVIINKVDRPAATPYQALEKTFDLFLELGATDEQADFPVLYGSGLAGWLVRNLEKDAHEGMDALFQTIVDRVPPPPATADKPFLMQVSTLAWNDYVGQIACGRVVAGTLHKNDPFVHSRTKWIDENDRKKGWETVSSNQEKAVHLWVTRGLERVEVDEVFAGDIVWLSGPKSISIGDTMASEALNGETLHPLDIEEPTVSMFFLVNNSPFAGRDGTPLTLRQLKGRLERECQTNVALRVEDLGRPDGLKVSGRGELQMAILVEQMIREGSELCVSRPEVITKTDESGHLLEPIEQLIVDVPETYQGVVIEKLAGRKAEMVSMNNLSTGIVRMEFDIPTRGLLGYRNTFLTDTRGLGIMSSRFRGYDLWRGEVVSRNRGSMVSMDTGTATSYQLENLQERGVLFISPGTEVYAGEVIGEHSRPNDIPCNPTKRKAQTNYRSSTKEMGIHLDVPRTVVLDRALEWIADDELVEATPKEVRIRKTILDMTERKKAGKIKNEA
- a CDS encoding NAD(P)H-dependent glycerol-3-phosphate dehydrogenase; translation: MNATVTVWGAGTWGTALAQSLARSGHEVCLWCFVEEQARAINANGYNPSYLQDFQLSPLIHAAHALQEAAEFSDYWLFVTPTQFLRATLEKIVPFYTPKVEIANAAKGVEIRSLKLISQLLEEFFPGAAYTALSGPSHAEEVIRNLPMALVSASLNRESARLWQKLLNRETFRVYTNPDVTGVEVGGAVKNVVAIASGLLHSLEMGDNATAAMVTRGLSEITRLGVALGGRPQTFSGLAGIGDLMVTAYSRHSRNFRLGEMIGRGMTLNEAAAALGQVAEGAYTVKAVKELAEKFSVEMPISSAVHEVLYGHLDLEDALRNLLTRDPKPE
- a CDS encoding 4Fe-4S binding protein, with protein sequence MAAKVNVDVCVGCGACEGACPVEAITLEDGKSKVDEGKCVECGSCVSACPVEAISL
- the metK gene encoding methionine adenosyltransferase; the protein is MAEKILISSESVTEGHPDKLADQISDGVLDAILAQDPMSRVACETLVATGAIIVAGEITTKAYVDIPGIARKAVLDVGYNRAKFGFDGETCAVFTQIDEQSGDIAMGVDRAMEIRESEMDDDQIDRIGAGDQGMMIGYATDETPEFLPMPFALAQRLARRLTAVRKDGTLNCLRPDGKTQVTLEYRDGVAVAADTIVVSSQHSPMVSLEELRDLITRDVIEPVMPKELMKNPRVLVNPTGRFVLGGPMADTGLTGRKIIVDTYGGMVPHGGGAFSGKDPTKVDRSGAYMARYAAKNVVAAGLARRCQIQVAYAIGVARPVSVHVETFGTSKLNEEQLTELVRANFDFRPAAIIRDLELRTPQYRRLAAYGHMGRIDLEPLPCWEKLDRVDALRR
- the yajC gene encoding preprotein translocase subunit YajC codes for the protein MESKGLYYTLLYVGVLILFYYAFILIPGKKRKRAHDEMQRGVKAGDRVVTIGGVKGTVLEADEETLVIETGGSRIEILRGAVQMVCK